A genomic segment from Flavobacterium inviolabile encodes:
- a CDS encoding PorP/SprF family type IX secretion system membrane protein, protein MRTKFILFVLLLTGISGFAQQDAQYTQYMYNTININPAYAGSRGVMSIFGLHRTQWVGLEGAPVTNAVSLNTPINNSNLGLGLSFVNDRIGPADENSISADFSYTINTSETFKLSFGLKATAHLLNVDFNKLNIYDHSDPRFQNNIDNKFSPNFGAGIYLHSDKTYVGVSVPNFLETKHYDKSSASTAKENLHYYVIAGHVFEINPDIKFKPALLTKIVKGAPLQVDLSANFLLYDKFTAGLAYRWDAACSAMVGFQITNGLFAGYAYDMETTKLADYNSGSHEIFLRFELFNRSNRILTPRFF, encoded by the coding sequence ATGAGAACAAAATTTATACTTTTCGTTTTACTGTTGACCGGGATAAGCGGATTTGCCCAACAGGACGCCCAGTATACCCAGTATATGTACAATACGATTAATATCAATCCGGCCTATGCAGGCTCCAGGGGAGTAATGAGTATTTTCGGATTGCATCGTACGCAATGGGTGGGACTGGAAGGTGCGCCGGTAACCAATGCCGTATCGCTGAACACGCCAATTAACAATAGTAACTTAGGGCTGGGATTGTCATTTGTAAACGACAGGATCGGTCCGGCAGATGAAAATTCCATTTCAGCCGATTTCTCGTATACCATCAATACATCGGAAACTTTTAAACTGTCTTTCGGATTAAAAGCAACGGCACATTTGCTGAATGTTGACTTTAACAAGCTGAATATTTATGACCATTCCGATCCGAGGTTTCAGAACAATATTGACAATAAATTCTCTCCGAATTTTGGTGCCGGAATCTACCTGCATTCTGACAAAACCTATGTTGGTGTATCGGTGCCTAATTTTCTGGAAACCAAACATTATGATAAAAGTTCTGCATCAACCGCAAAAGAAAACCTGCATTATTACGTGATTGCCGGTCATGTGTTTGAGATCAATCCGGATATAAAATTCAAACCGGCATTACTGACAAAAATTGTTAAAGGTGCCCCATTACAGGTTGACCTGTCGGCTAATTTCCTGTTGTATGACAAATTCACTGCCGGATTAGCTTACCGATGGGATGCAGCCTGCAGTGCGATGGTTGGATTCCAGATCACAAACGGACTGTTTGCAGGATATGCTTATGATATGGAAACAACAAAACTGGCAGACTATAACTCAGGATCACATGAGATTTTCCTGCGATTCGAATTGTTTAACAGAAGTAACAGAATACTGACACCAAGATTCTTCTAA
- a CDS encoding OmpA family protein yields the protein MKKIVLQLGLLLLLSTSVYSQKGKIVSANKEYDNYAYVDAIKTYEKIADKGYKSVEVLQKLGDSYYFNGKLESAAKWYGELFAMSKEVDAEYYYRYSQSLKSIGEYEKANQMLARFNEKNANDVRGKEYKNQTDYLEIIKQNSGRYTIDNAGINTQYSDYGSSFFENKVIFTSARDTSGVFSKRVHTWTGESFTNLYAVTLNEDGSVTNPERFAKEINTRFHEATPVFTKDGKTMYFTRNNYNNGKKGKDSQKTTLLKIYRATLKDGKWTAVTELPFNSNSYSTAHPALSPDDKTLYFASNMPGTLGQSDIFKVAIKEDGSFGTPENLGTTINTPGRETFPFVSADNELYFASDGHLGLGGLDIFVSRLSKEGTFKTVQNIGAPANSPKDDFSFLINTTTKKGFLSSNREGGQGTDDIYKFTENQPLQYACEQLLAGIVTDTDTAAPLRNATVTLFDENFKVVKTVTTDAAGNYNFGTVDCQRKYFVKAELPGYNTRELSVIIPNTSGSTNLPVALDKTVKPVQKGDDLAKTFGIRIIYFDLDKWNIRRDAAVDLAKIVEVMKENPKMRIDVRSHTDSRQTHEYNERLSDRRARSTIAWMVKQGIEASRLTGKGYGETQLLNKCADGISCSEEEHQLNRRSEFIIVDM from the coding sequence ATGAAAAAAATAGTATTGCAATTAGGTTTGCTGCTGCTGCTTTCTACAAGTGTATATTCGCAAAAAGGAAAGATTGTTTCCGCTAATAAAGAATATGACAATTACGCTTATGTAGATGCCATTAAAACCTATGAAAAAATAGCCGACAAAGGATACAAATCGGTTGAAGTACTGCAAAAATTAGGAGATTCCTATTATTTCAACGGAAAACTGGAATCGGCTGCAAAATGGTATGGCGAATTGTTTGCGATGTCGAAAGAGGTCGATGCCGAATATTATTACCGGTATTCCCAGTCGCTGAAATCCATAGGAGAATATGAAAAGGCCAATCAGATGCTGGCGAGATTCAATGAGAAAAATGCAAACGACGTAAGAGGTAAAGAATATAAAAACCAGACCGATTACCTGGAAATTATTAAACAGAATTCCGGGCGTTACACTATTGATAATGCCGGAATCAACACTCAGTATTCCGATTACGGAAGTTCTTTCTTTGAAAATAAAGTGATCTTTACTTCGGCAAGAGATACTTCGGGTGTATTCAGCAAACGGGTACATACCTGGACAGGAGAATCGTTTACCAATCTGTATGCGGTAACGCTGAACGAAGACGGTTCGGTAACCAACCCGGAACGATTTGCAAAAGAGATCAATACCCGGTTTCACGAAGCGACCCCGGTATTTACAAAAGACGGCAAAACGATGTACTTTACCCGTAACAACTATAATAACGGTAAAAAAGGAAAAGACAGTCAGAAAACAACGTTGCTGAAAATTTATAGGGCAACCTTAAAAGACGGTAAATGGACAGCTGTTACCGAACTGCCTTTTAACAGTAACAGCTACAGTACGGCACATCCGGCATTAAGCCCGGATGATAAAACCTTGTATTTTGCGTCCAATATGCCCGGAACACTGGGACAATCGGATATTTTTAAAGTAGCCATTAAAGAAGACGGAAGTTTTGGCACACCGGAAAATTTAGGCACAACAATCAATACACCGGGAAGAGAAACCTTTCCGTTCGTATCGGCAGATAACGAACTTTATTTTGCTTCCGACGGCCATTTGGGATTGGGAGGTCTGGATATTTTTGTTTCCAGATTATCAAAAGAAGGAACTTTCAAAACGGTACAGAATATTGGCGCACCGGCAAACAGTCCGAAAGACGATTTCAGTTTCCTGATCAATACCACCACTAAAAAAGGATTCCTGAGTTCGAACCGGGAAGGCGGACAGGGAACGGATGATATCTATAAGTTTACAGAAAACCAGCCGTTACAATATGCCTGCGAACAGCTGCTGGCCGGTATCGTTACCGATACGGATACTGCAGCACCATTGCGCAATGCGACCGTTACCCTGTTTGATGAAAACTTTAAAGTAGTGAAAACAGTTACTACCGATGCGGCCGGAAATTACAATTTTGGCACTGTGGACTGTCAGCGAAAATACTTTGTAAAAGCAGAACTGCCGGGTTACAACACCAGGGAGTTAAGCGTTATTATTCCAAATACTTCCGGAAGTACGAACCTGCCGGTAGCCTTGGATAAAACCGTTAAACCGGTTCAGAAAGGTGATGACCTGGCTAAAACATTCGGAATCAGAATTATCTATTTTGATCTGGACAAATGGAATATCCGTCGTGATGCAGCGGTTGACTTAGCTAAAATAGTGGAAGTCATGAAAGAAAACCCGAAAATGAGAATAGATGTCCGTTCGCATACCGACAGCCGTCAGACTCATGAATATAATGAGCGTTTATCCGATAGAAGAGCCAGATCAACAATTGCATGGATGGTGAAACAGGGTATCGAGGCTTCGCGATTAACCGGTAAAGGCTATGGCGAAACACAATTGCTGAACAAATGTGCAGACGGGATATCGTGTTCGGAAGAAGAACATCAGTTAAACAGAAGAAGTGAATTTATTATTGTTGACATGTAA
- a CDS encoding aminotransferase class I/II-fold pyridoxal phosphate-dependent enzyme, producing the protein MVKDLFERIQSNKGPLGKWASQAEGYYVFPKLEGQLGPRMQFHGREILNWSINDYLGLANHPEVRKVDAQAALEYGAAYPMGARMMSGHTTIHEQLQNELAEFVQKEAAYLLNFGYQGMVSIIDALVTKNDVIVYDVDSHACIIDGVRLHMGKRFTYKHNDVESLEKNLGRATKMATENGGGILVITEGVFGMRGQQGKLKEIIALKEKYNFRLLVDDAHGFGTLGKTGAGAGEEQGCQDGIDVYFSTFAKSMASIGAFVAADKDIIDYLKYNLRSQMFAKSLPMIMTIGALKRLEMLRSMPELKAKLWENVDALQNGLKSRGFNIGDTNTCVTPVYLEGSIPEAMVMVNDLRENYGIFLSIVVYPVIPKGIILLRMIPTASHTLTDIDETLAAFEAIREKLVNGTYKKIAQETTVDVSAE; encoded by the coding sequence ATGGTAAAAGATTTATTCGAAAGAATTCAAAGTAATAAAGGTCCTTTAGGAAAATGGGCTTCACAGGCAGAGGGATATTATGTATTTCCGAAACTGGAAGGACAACTGGGACCTAGAATGCAGTTTCACGGAAGAGAAATTTTAAACTGGAGTATCAACGACTATTTAGGATTGGCAAACCATCCTGAAGTTCGAAAAGTAGATGCACAGGCAGCATTAGAGTATGGAGCGGCTTACCCGATGGGTGCCCGAATGATGAGCGGACACACCACGATTCACGAACAGCTTCAAAATGAATTAGCAGAATTTGTACAAAAAGAAGCAGCTTATTTATTGAACTTCGGTTATCAGGGAATGGTATCTATTATTGATGCTCTGGTAACTAAAAATGACGTGATTGTTTACGATGTGGATTCCCACGCCTGTATTATTGACGGGGTTCGTTTACACATGGGAAAACGGTTCACGTACAAACACAATGATGTAGAAAGCCTGGAGAAAAACTTGGGACGTGCTACAAAAATGGCAACGGAAAACGGAGGAGGAATCCTGGTAATTACCGAAGGTGTTTTTGGAATGCGCGGACAACAGGGGAAACTAAAGGAAATCATTGCTTTAAAAGAAAAATACAATTTCCGTTTGCTGGTTGACGATGCACACGGTTTCGGAACACTTGGTAAAACCGGTGCCGGAGCAGGTGAGGAGCAGGGTTGTCAGGATGGTATTGATGTGTACTTCTCCACATTTGCAAAATCAATGGCGAGCATTGGTGCTTTTGTGGCGGCAGATAAAGACATTATCGATTACCTGAAATACAACTTACGTTCTCAGATGTTTGCAAAATCGTTACCGATGATCATGACTATCGGAGCGTTAAAACGTTTGGAAATGTTGCGTTCCATGCCGGAACTGAAAGCAAAACTTTGGGAAAATGTAGATGCGTTACAAAACGGATTAAAATCGAGAGGTTTCAATATTGGCGATACCAATACCTGTGTAACACCGGTTTACCTGGAAGGAAGTATTCCGGAAGCAATGGTGATGGTGAACGATTTACGTGAAAATTACGGAATCTTCCTGTCCATCGTGGTTTATCCGGTTATTCCAAAAGGAATTATCCTGTTGCGAATGATTCCTACCGCTTCGCATACCTTAACGGATATCGACGAAACTTTAGCGGCTTTCGAGGCAATTCGCGAGAAATTGGTTAACGGAACCTATAAAAAAATAGCTCAGGAAACTACTGTAGACGTAAGCGCTGAATAA
- a CDS encoding LVIVD repeat-containing protein gives MKLNRLTGIAALALFATVIGCQSDDTNGSNSNGDADKVILNSDINALNQRINFSNSGVLDMVGATSGKMTGAASDFPLTLVAEINAPTYNGHTLRATHVDVANQYAYVSYNTEGETYLGAIDVINISNPNNPQLVVQAIFPNSDISAVSYNNGELFIAGATSIDSNPALTSPAFAAKMPLQNGLLTTNYTPNTILGNVATDIFANSSKYYAVSGYNGELVRYNRSGNTFEAAIPVADLRALGSVDNKIVVLSGTQGVKVYDANSFALQNAFTTSQDVSDAKRTIGFADNSRVLVSEGYNGLGVYNYATGNKLQTIAIPTNVAGVEVQDIVTNAVSVNNNKAFVANGAAGLYIYNTAGTLSLLGSLPLNGSSNYVKSAGDYIFVANGNGGLKIIKMLATPNNTVDCTNFPNYPGDQWLNVNSGQNLQYKGSASVQGVNVNANLTFCGSLAVSQGLNVNSGGTFYMKGSLAQGQVHNPYNSLNVNSNAKLKIEGSVVIYGNLVLNSGATLEFVGSGSSITIHGSVTKGNNVTITGTYTDTFNKLN, from the coding sequence ATGAAATTAAACAGATTAACAGGAATTGCCGCATTAGCGCTTTTTGCAACCGTAATTGGTTGTCAGTCAGATGATACTAACGGATCAAATTCAAACGGAGATGCTGATAAAGTTATTTTAAACTCAGACATCAATGCTTTAAATCAAAGAATTAACTTTTCAAATTCAGGAGTTTTGGACATGGTAGGTGCTACTTCTGGAAAAATGACAGGAGCTGCCAGTGATTTCCCGCTAACATTAGTTGCCGAAATTAATGCGCCAACCTATAACGGGCACACGTTGAGAGCGACACATGTGGATGTGGCCAATCAATATGCTTATGTGTCATACAATACCGAAGGGGAAACCTATTTGGGAGCGATTGACGTAATCAATATTTCAAATCCTAATAACCCGCAGTTAGTAGTTCAGGCGATTTTCCCGAACAGCGATATCAGCGCGGTTTCTTATAACAACGGAGAATTATTCATTGCAGGAGCAACCAGCATTGATTCAAATCCGGCATTAACAAGCCCTGCTTTTGCTGCTAAAATGCCATTGCAAAACGGTTTGTTAACAACAAACTATACACCAAATACCATTCTTGGAAATGTAGCTACTGATATTTTTGCAAACAGCTCTAAATATTATGCAGTTTCCGGTTATAACGGAGAATTGGTACGTTACAACAGATCCGGAAATACTTTTGAAGCAGCTATTCCGGTTGCCGATTTAAGAGCTTTAGGAAGTGTAGACAACAAAATTGTAGTTCTAAGCGGAACTCAGGGTGTAAAAGTATATGATGCCAATTCATTTGCTTTACAAAACGCATTCACCACTTCTCAGGATGTTTCAGATGCTAAAAGAACTATCGGTTTTGCTGATAACAGCAGAGTTTTAGTATCGGAAGGATATAACGGATTAGGTGTTTATAACTATGCTACAGGAAACAAATTACAAACTATCGCAATCCCTACAAATGTAGCCGGAGTTGAGGTACAGGATATCGTTACCAATGCAGTATCAGTTAACAATAATAAAGCATTTGTTGCTAACGGTGCAGCAGGATTATATATCTACAACACTGCAGGAACTTTAAGCCTTTTAGGTTCATTGCCGCTAAACGGTTCTTCTAACTATGTGAAAAGTGCCGGTGACTATATTTTCGTAGCAAACGGAAACGGTGGATTGAAAATCATCAAAATGTTAGCAACGCCTAACAATACTGTTGACTGTACAAACTTCCCTAACTATCCTGGTGACCAATGGTTAAACGTAAACTCAGGTCAGAACTTACAGTATAAAGGTTCGGCTTCTGTACAGGGTGTTAACGTAAACGCTAACCTTACTTTCTGCGGATCTTTAGCAGTTTCACAGGGATTAAATGTAAACAGTGGCGGAACATTCTATATGAAAGGTTCTTTGGCGCAGGGACAGGTACACAACCCGTACAACTCATTGAATGTAAACAGCAATGCTAAATTGAAAATCGAAGGTAGTGTAGTGATCTATGGTAACCTGGTATTGAACAGCGGAGCGACATTGGAATTCGTAGGATCTGGTTCTTCAATCACTATCCACGGATCGGTAACAAAAGGAAACAATGTAACGATTACAGGAACTTATACCGATACGTTTAATAAATTAAACTAA
- a CDS encoding GNAT family N-acetyltransferase translates to MIHIQEAITKKEMTDFVTFPFQLYKNNAYWVPPLIKDELKSFNKSNDIFKSVTAHFFLAYKDQKVVGRIAAIINWTEVKELHKAKVRFGWFDVIDDLAVSKALLDKVTELGKTNNMEYIEGPVGFSNMDKAGMLTEGFDQIATMIGLYNHAYYPEHLEQLGFTKEAEWLEFKIDATQVDLGKVEPLSRIIEQRYEVKSLNFKTTKDILPYVDEMFGLLNKTYAELQSFVPIEQFQIDHYKEKYISFIHPDFITCVTDKNGKMIAFGITMPSFSKAFQKANGKLFPFGFLHLLRAMKKNDHAEFYLIGVDPEYQNKGVTALIMKRMYQVFNERGIKSVETNPQLEENKKIQQLWKNFNPVIHKRRKTFRKDL, encoded by the coding sequence ATGATTCACATACAAGAAGCAATCACTAAAAAGGAAATGACAGACTTTGTTACATTTCCTTTTCAGTTATATAAGAATAACGCTTACTGGGTTCCGCCTTTAATAAAAGACGAACTCAAGAGTTTTAATAAGTCTAACGACATCTTTAAAAGTGTGACGGCACACTTTTTCCTGGCCTATAAAGATCAAAAAGTTGTGGGGCGTATTGCCGCAATTATCAACTGGACGGAGGTTAAGGAACTGCACAAGGCCAAAGTGCGCTTTGGCTGGTTTGATGTTATTGATGATCTTGCCGTTTCCAAAGCCTTATTAGACAAGGTGACCGAACTGGGCAAAACGAACAATATGGAGTATATTGAAGGGCCGGTTGGTTTTTCGAATATGGACAAAGCCGGTATGCTCACGGAAGGTTTCGACCAGATCGCAACGATGATCGGATTATACAACCACGCTTATTATCCGGAGCATCTGGAACAACTGGGCTTTACCAAAGAAGCGGAATGGCTGGAATTTAAGATCGATGCCACCCAGGTGGATTTAGGCAAAGTAGAACCGTTATCACGTATTATCGAACAGCGTTATGAGGTAAAGAGTCTGAATTTTAAAACAACCAAAGACATCCTTCCTTATGTGGACGAAATGTTTGGTTTACTGAATAAGACCTATGCCGAATTACAGAGTTTTGTGCCTATTGAGCAGTTCCAGATTGATCATTACAAAGAAAAATACATTTCCTTTATCCACCCGGATTTTATTACCTGTGTAACGGATAAAAACGGTAAAATGATCGCTTTCGGAATTACCATGCCATCTTTTTCAAAGGCTTTCCAGAAAGCAAACGGGAAATTATTCCCTTTTGGCTTCCTGCACCTGCTTAGGGCGATGAAAAAGAACGATCATGCCGAATTTTATCTTATTGGCGTTGATCCGGAATACCAGAACAAAGGGGTTACTGCTTTAATCATGAAACGCATGTACCAGGTGTTTAACGAAAGAGGCATTAAATCGGTCGAAACAAACCCGCAGCTGGAAGAAAACAAAAAGATCCAGCAACTATGGAAAAACTTTAATCCGGTTATCCACAAACGCCGCAAAACGTTTAGAAAGGATTTATAA
- a CDS encoding transporter, producing MIKHFKLKIAGLLLFTTSLNYAQFTDEINSNRPGKSHGAFSVGKTVIQAEAGTYYINDKHKYLGYKSSGFGGELSLRYGAFLEQLEFIADIQYQFDSYKTDYYDTNRNGIRQATIGAKYLVYDPFKNHEEKVNIYSWKANHRFKWRQFVPAVGVYVGANFGASNIYRYPDEPSFSPKAMLITQNHFGAQWVLVGNFIADKFTSDYSSYGYVLTLTRGINEKWSAFIENQGYQSDYYSDVIFRGGAAYLLRKNLQIDASIGANIKDTPSLVIGGIGFSWRFDKNYKPIEIKSGKEEKGKKDGKKEEKKKRVDEIETQ from the coding sequence ATGATAAAGCACTTTAAATTAAAAATTGCAGGTCTTTTACTTTTTACCACCTCATTAAATTACGCCCAGTTTACAGATGAGATCAACTCGAACCGCCCCGGAAAATCACACGGTGCTTTCTCGGTAGGTAAAACCGTAATTCAGGCAGAAGCCGGCACATATTATATTAATGACAAGCACAAATATCTGGGATATAAGTCTTCGGGTTTTGGCGGGGAATTAAGTCTTCGATACGGGGCTTTCTTAGAGCAGCTGGAGTTTATTGCGGATATCCAATACCAGTTTGACAGTTATAAAACCGATTATTACGATACGAACCGAAACGGTATCAGACAGGCCACCATAGGGGCCAAATACCTGGTGTATGATCCTTTTAAAAATCACGAAGAAAAAGTAAACATTTACAGCTGGAAAGCAAACCACCGTTTTAAATGGCGTCAGTTTGTACCGGCAGTCGGGGTTTATGTAGGTGCTAATTTTGGTGCTTCCAATATTTACAGGTATCCGGACGAGCCTTCTTTCAGTCCGAAAGCCATGTTGATCACCCAGAATCATTTCGGGGCACAATGGGTATTGGTGGGTAACTTTATCGCCGATAAATTCACTTCCGATTATTCCAGCTACGGTTACGTTTTAACGCTAACAAGAGGTATCAACGAGAAATGGTCGGCTTTTATAGAAAACCAGGGTTACCAGAGTGATTATTATTCCGATGTGATCTTCAGAGGCGGTGCAGCTTACCTGCTTCGCAAAAACCTTCAGATCGATGCTTCAATAGGAGCGAATATTAAAGATACGCCATCCTTAGTTATTGGCGGAATCGGTTTTTCATGGCGTTTTGACAAAAACTACAAGCCAATCGAAATTAAGAGCGGTAAAGAAGAAAAAGGCAAAAAGGACGGTAAAAAAGAAGAGAAGAAAAAACGTGTTGATGAGATAGAAACGCAATAG
- a CDS encoding DUF4834 family protein: MDTASFSGFVRTLLWIIVIFYALKFVMKLLAPYFLQQVVKKAEQNFQQQQQYYNQQNTQQSQQQNTQANFSSDKPREKKKVGEYIDFEEIE; this comes from the coding sequence ATGGATACGGCATCATTTAGCGGTTTTGTGCGAACATTGTTATGGATTATCGTTATTTTTTATGCGCTAAAATTTGTAATGAAGTTATTGGCACCTTATTTTTTGCAACAGGTTGTGAAAAAAGCAGAGCAAAACTTCCAGCAACAGCAACAATACTACAATCAGCAAAATACACAGCAATCGCAACAGCAAAATACTCAGGCTAACTTTTCTTCCGATAAACCCAGAGAGAAGAAAAAAGTAGGCGAGTATATCGATTTTGAAGAGATAGAGTAG
- a CDS encoding YfhO family protein: MKNLSKFYPHVLAIFGFVLISLLYFHPVLQGKKVFQSDIAQYIGMAKEQNDFRKTTGDEPYWTDSAFGGMPTYQLGANYPNNFIKQLDSVIRFLPRPADYLFLYFVGFYILLRVFRVDSLKAFFGALAFGFSTYLIIILGVGHNAKAHAIAYMPMVVAGVILVFRKRYLLGGLLTMVAAALEINANHFQMTYYLLLFLLVIGICFTIQYIKNKDFKNLGIVIGIFAVAGILSIGVNATNLMATSEYAKYSTRSDSELTFNPDGSKKESNNAMSYEYITEYSYGIAESFNLIAPRLFGGSNHENVGVDSPMYEMVSNQGASPEQAKDFASSVPTYWGDMPIVAAPAYIGAVVFFLFILALFIDKRKIKYAFLAGALLSLFLSWGKHLPALTNFFIDYVPMYNKFRAISSIQVILELCMPVLAVLGLQSFFKAEEKERWNALWKSGAAALGVVVILLLSKGMFSFTGGNDSYYLQAYGEMGAPFIQALKEQRAAMYVSDLLRSGTLILLAAAVLWLFTKNKLSQVTAVVLVGVLMVGDLFFVDKNYVNSDSFVTARQADVPFEETPADAQILQDTTHYRVFEVDGNMSSARASYFHKSIGGYHAAKPRKMQQLFDYQIAKNNIGVLNMLNVKYIIQKDNEGKDIPLKNAEANGNAWFVSEVKKVNTPDQEMKALDKLDTKKIAVLNQKEFANAVKGSTFVKDSSAVITLKEYKPNYLKYTSDNPNEGLAVFSEVYYPKGWKAVIDGKEVPHFAVNYVLRAMEVPAGKHTIEFKFEPGVVKKGSQISLFSFIAMLILIIAGIYFDAKKEKENAA, encoded by the coding sequence ATGAAAAACCTTTCTAAATTTTACCCACATGTACTGGCAATTTTTGGCTTTGTACTGATCTCTTTATTGTATTTCCATCCTGTACTACAGGGTAAAAAAGTATTCCAGTCCGATATTGCTCAATATATCGGGATGGCAAAAGAACAGAACGACTTCAGAAAAACAACAGGCGATGAGCCTTATTGGACAGACAGTGCTTTTGGAGGGATGCCAACTTATCAGTTAGGCGCCAATTATCCTAATAATTTTATCAAACAACTGGATTCTGTTATCCGCTTTTTACCGCGTCCGGCAGATTATTTATTCCTGTATTTTGTAGGATTCTATATTTTACTCCGCGTGTTCAGGGTAGATTCGCTCAAAGCCTTTTTTGGCGCTCTGGCCTTTGGATTCTCGACCTATCTGATTATTATTTTAGGAGTGGGACACAATGCAAAAGCCCATGCAATAGCCTATATGCCAATGGTGGTTGCCGGAGTGATCCTGGTTTTCCGGAAAAGATACCTGCTGGGAGGACTGCTCACTATGGTGGCAGCAGCATTGGAAATCAATGCAAATCACTTCCAGATGACGTACTATCTGCTATTATTCCTGTTGGTAATAGGCATCTGTTTTACCATTCAGTATATCAAAAACAAAGACTTTAAAAACTTAGGAATTGTTATCGGAATTTTTGCTGTAGCCGGTATTTTGAGTATCGGTGTCAATGCAACCAACCTGATGGCAACTTCCGAATATGCCAAATACAGTACCCGAAGCGACAGTGAACTGACATTCAATCCGGACGGCTCTAAAAAAGAAAGCAATAACGCGATGTCCTATGAGTATATCACCGAATATAGTTATGGTATTGCCGAAAGCTTTAACCTGATTGCCCCTCGTTTATTCGGAGGTTCCAACCATGAAAACGTAGGTGTGGATTCGCCAATGTATGAAATGGTTTCCAATCAGGGTGCTTCACCGGAACAGGCAAAAGATTTTGCATCAAGCGTACCGACCTATTGGGGCGATATGCCTATAGTTGCCGCTCCGGCTTATATTGGTGCGGTGGTTTTCTTCCTGTTTATCTTAGCGCTGTTTATCGACAAAAGAAAAATCAAATATGCGTTTCTTGCCGGTGCCTTGTTATCGTTATTCCTGTCATGGGGAAAACATTTACCGGCACTGACGAATTTCTTTATCGACTATGTACCGATGTACAATAAATTCCGAGCCATATCATCCATCCAGGTAATTCTGGAACTGTGTATGCCGGTTTTAGCCGTATTGGGCTTACAATCCTTTTTTAAAGCCGAGGAGAAAGAACGCTGGAATGCTTTGTGGAAATCCGGAGCAGCAGCTTTGGGAGTAGTGGTAATCTTACTATTGTCCAAAGGAATGTTCAGCTTTACCGGAGGAAACGACAGTTACTATTTACAGGCTTACGGAGAAATGGGCGCACCATTTATCCAGGCATTAAAAGAGCAGCGTGCTGCGATGTATGTTTCCGATTTATTGCGTTCCGGAACATTGATCCTGTTGGCAGCGGCAGTATTATGGCTGTTTACAAAAAACAAACTGTCACAGGTTACGGCTGTTGTACTGGTAGGTGTATTAATGGTGGGCGATTTGTTCTTTGTTGATAAAAACTATGTAAACAGCGACAGCTTTGTTACAGCACGTCAGGCAGATGTTCCTTTTGAAGAAACACCGGCCGATGCACAGATATTACAGGATACAACACACTACAGGGTATTTGAAGTAGACGGTAACATGTCGAGTGCAAGAGCGTCCTATTTCCACAAATCTATCGGTGGTTACCATGCGGCAAAACCAAGAAAAATGCAGCAGCTGTTTGACTACCAGATCGCGAAAAACAATATTGGTGTATTGAACATGCTGAATGTAAAATACATCATCCAGAAAGATAACGAAGGAAAAGACATCCCGTTGAAAAATGCGGAAGCAAACGGAAATGCGTGGTTTGTGAGTGAGGTGAAAAAAGTAAACACACCGGATCAGGAAATGAAAGCGCTGGACAAACTGGACACTAAAAAAATAGCGGTTCTAAACCAGAAAGAATTTGCCAATGCGGTAAAAGGAAGCACTTTTGTAAAAGACTCTTCGGCCGTGATTACCTTAAAGGAGTACAAACCGAATTACCTGAAATACACCTCGGATAACCCGAATGAAGGATTGGCTGTTTTCTCGGAAGTATATTATCCGAAAGGCTGGAAAGCGGTTATAGACGGTAAGGAAGTACCGCATTTTGCTGTGAACTATGTATTGAGAGCGATGGAAGTTCCGGCTGGAAAACACACCATTGAATTTAAATTCGAACCGGGAGTGGTTAAAAAAGGAAGCCAGATTTCCTTATTCAGCTTTATTGCAATGCTGATACTGATTATTGCCGGAATTTATTTTGATGCTAAAAAGGAAAAAGAAAACGCAGCATAA